In Phacochoerus africanus isolate WHEZ1 chromosome 1, ROS_Pafr_v1, whole genome shotgun sequence, the following are encoded in one genomic region:
- the MST1R gene encoding macrophage-stimulating protein receptor isoform X3 — MELHPLPLLPFLLLLLPAVPATGGSWQCPRIPYAASRNFDVKYVMPSYSAGGPVQAVTTYDGDGEGSAVFVATRNRLHVLGPDLQPVESLATGPAGDPGCQTCAACGPGPYAPPGDTDAQVLVLEPALPALISCGSSLHGRCFLHELEPRGTVLHLAPPVCLFSDHHNRPEDCPDCVASPLGTLVTIVEQGHASYFYVASSLDSGVATSFSPRSVSIRRLKADASGFAPGFASLSVLPEHLSSYRIEYVYSFRSGAFVYFLTVQPVNVAAAPGGLHTHLARLSAVETDLGDYRELVLDCRFAPKRRRRSAHEGGQPYPVLRAAHAAAVGGRLATELSISEGQEVLFGVFSASRDSGPSVDPNSVVCAFPLNLLNTLIDLGVERCCEPPVHQGLRRGLDFFQLPSLCPNPPGLEAPSPNTSCRHFPLLVSHNFLRVDLFNGLLGTVQVTALYVTCLDNVTVAHMGTADGRILQVEMARSPNRLLYVSNFSLGSNGQPVHRDVSRLGDHLHFASGDQVFQVPIRGPGCRHFLTCGHCLRAQRFMGCGWCGNMCAQQKECPGSWQQDHCPPELTEFYPHSGPLRGSTRLTLCGSNFYLHPFGSLPEGTHQITVGQSPCQLMPKDSSNLSQGPWKDFTEKLECELKPLGTQGAGPANVSLTVTNMPLGRHFRVDGTSMLRGFSFMEPVLTAVQPLFGPRAGGTCLTLEGQGLDIGTSWVVLINGTECPLKRVREGQLLCTTPPGAATASVPIRLKVGGAEVPGSWNFQYLEDPIVLGISPNCGYPGSHITIRGQHLTSVWYLVLSFHDGLRAVENRCEKQLPEQQWCRLPEYVVRGSQGWVTGNLSAWGDGTAGFTLPGFRFLPPPHPPSTDLAPLKPEEHAIKFEYIGLGTVADCVDVNVTVGGESCQHELRGDVVVCPLPPSLQLGKDGAPLQVCVDGGCHILGKVVRPGLEGVPQSTLLGVLLALLLLVAVLAAILVLNYRQRKQLVLSPNLDDLASLDQTTGAVPLPVLRSGSDYRNGLAPAIDGQDSTTQVHRASFADSRDGSHVPLLQKESIQLRDLNSALLADVKDVLIPHERVVTHTDRVIGKGHFGVVYHGEYIDEAQNRIHCAIKSLSRITELEEVEAFLREGLLMRGLHHPNVLALIGIVLPPEGLPRVLLPYMRHGDLLQFIRSPQRNPTVKDLISFGLQVARGMEYLAEQKFVHRDLAARNCMLDESFTVKVADFGLARDILDKEYYSVQQHHHARLPIKWMALESLRTYRFTTKSDVWSFGVLLWELLTRGAPPYPHIDPFDLTHFLAQGRRLPQPEYCPDSLYEVMQRCWAEDPAARPTFGALAGEVECLVAALRGDHYVQLPVAYVNVGPGASDKENLPSKNSPSPPVHRSSWTLSEPPRPT; from the exons ATGGAGCTCCACCCGCTGCCGTTGCTGCCCTTCCTGTTACTACTGCTGCCGGCTGTGCCCGCGACAGGTGGGTCCTGGCAGTGCCCGCGCATCCCCTACGCTGCCTCCCGCAACTTTGACGTGAAGTACGTGATGCCCAGCTACTCTGCCGGCGGTCCGGTACAGGCTGTGACGACCTATGATGGCGACGGGGAAGGGAGTGCCGTCTTCGTGGCCACACGCAATCGCCTGCACGTGCTTGGGCCTGACCTGCAGCCAGTTGAGAGCCTGGCCACGGGCCCTGCTGGGGACCCTGGCTGCCAGACATGTGCAGCCTGTGGCCCAGGCCCCTACGCTCCGCCGGGAGACACAGATGCGCAGGTGCTAGTGCTGGAGCCGGCGCTGCCGGCACTAATCAGTTGTGGCTCCAGCCTTCATGGCCGCTGCTTCTTGCATGAGCTAGAGCCCCGTGGGACAGTCCTGCACCTGGCGCCACCAGTCTGCCTTTTCTCTGACCACCACAATCGACCAGAGGACTGCCCCGACTGTGTGGCCAGCCCTCTGGGCACACTTGTGACCATCGTTGAGCAGGGCCATGCCTCCTACTTCTATGTGGCATCGTCACTGGACTCAGGAGTGGCTACCAGCTTCAGCCCACGCTCAGTCTCCATCCGGCGACTCAAGGCTGACGCCTCAGGATTCGCACCAGGCTTTGCTTCACTGTCAGTGCTGCCTGAGCACCTCTCTTCCTACCGGATCGAATACGTGTACAGTTTCCGTTCAGGAGCCTTCGTCTATTTCCTGACAGTGCAGCCTGTCAACGTGGCAGCTGCTCCTGGCGGCTTACACACTCACCTGGCGCGACTCAGCGCTGTAGAGACCGACCTCGGCGACTACCGCGAGCTTGTCCTCGACTGCCGTTTTGCGCCTAAACGCCGGCGTCGCTCGGCGCATGAGGGCGGCCAGCCCTACCCCGTGCTGCGGGCGGCCCACGCTGCTGCAGTGGGAGGCAGACTGGCTACTGAGCTGAGCATCTCTGAGGGCCAGGAAGTGCTATTCGGTGTATTCTCAGCAAGCAGAGACAGCGGCCCGAGTGTGGATCCTAATTCTGTCGTCTGCGCCTTTCCCCTCAACCTGCTGAACACGCTCATCGATCTGGGAGTGGAGCGCTGTTGTGAGCCTCCCGTCCACCAGGGCCTGCGGCGAGGCCTAGACTTCTTCCAGTTGCCCAGTTTATGCCCCAACCCG cctggcctggaggCCCCCAGCCCCAACACCAGCTGCCGCCACTTCCCTCTGCTGGTCAGCCACAACTTCTTACGTGTGGACCTATTCAACGGGCTGTTAGGAACAGTGCAGGTCACTGCACTGTATGTAACATGCCTCGACAATGTCACAGTGGCCCACATGGGCACAGCTGATGGCCGCATCCTGCAG GTGGAAATGGCCAGGTCTCCCAACCGCTTGCTGTATGTGTCCAACTTCTCACTGGGCAGCAATGGGCAGCCTGTGCATCGGGATGTCAGTCGACTTGGGGACCACCTGCACTTTGCCTCTGGTGACCAG GTCTTCCAGGTACCTATCCGGGGCCCTGGCTGCCGCCACTTCCTCACCTGTGGGCATTGCCTGCGGGCACAACGTTTCATGGGCTGTGGATGGTGTGGGAACATGTGTGCCCAGCAGAAGGAGTGTCCTGGATCCTGGCAACAGGACCATTGCCCACCCGAGCTTACTGAG TTCTACCCTCACAGTGGACCCCTGAGGGGCAGCACGAGGCTGACCCTGTGTGGCTCCAACTTTTACCTGCACCCTTTTGGTTCGCTGCCTGAGGGCACACATCAGATCACCGTGGGTCAAAGTCCCTGCCAACTGATGCCCAAGGACAGCTCAAACCTCAG CCAAGGGCCCTGGAAGGACTTTACAGAAAAGCTTGAGTGTGAGCTGAAGCCCTTGGGTACTCAGGGAGCCGGGCCCGCCAACGTCAGCCTCACTGTGACCAACATGCCTCTGGGCAGGCACTTCCGGGTAGATGGCACCTCCATGCTGCGAGGCTTCTCTTTCATG GAGCCAGTGCTGACAGCAGTACAACCCCTCTTTGGCCCACGGGCAGGGGGTACTTGCCTCACCCTTGAAGGCCAAGGCCTGGATATTGGCACCAGTTGGGTTGTGCTGATCAATGGAACTGAGTGCCCACTGAAACG AGTCAGAGAAGGGCAGCTTTTATGTACTACACCCCCTGGGGCTGCTACTGCCAGCGTTCCCATTCGCCTGAAGGTGGGGGGCGCCGAGGTCCCTGGCTCCTGGAACTTCCAGTACCTGGAAGATCCCATTGTGTTGGGCATCAGCCCCAACTGTGGCTACCC TGGTTCCCACATCACCATCCGTGGCCAGCATCTGACTTCAGTGTGGTACCTGGTGCTGTCATTCCATGATGGGCTTAGGGCAGTGGAAAACAGG TGTGAGAAGCAGCTCCCGGAGCAGCAGTGGTGCCGCTTGCCCGAATATGTGGTCCGAGGCTCCCAGGGGTGGGTGACAGGGAACCTGAGTGCCTGGGGGGATGGAACTGCTGGCTTCACACTGCCTGGCTTTCgattcctgcccccaccccatccacccaGCACGGACCTGGCCCCACTGAAGCCTGAGGAACATGCCATTAAGTTTGAG TATATTGGGCTGGGCACTGTGGCTGATTGTGTGGATGTGAACGTGACCGTGGGTGGTGAGAGCTGCCAGCATGAGCTCCGGGGGGATGTGGTcgtctgccccctgcccccctccctgcaACTTGGCAAGGACGGTGCTCCACTGCAG GTCTGCGTGGATGGTGGGTGTCACATCCTAGGCAAGGTAGTGCGGCCCGGTCTGGAAGGGGTCCCACAGAGCACGCTCCTTGGTGTCCTGCTGGCCCTGCTCCTGCTTGTGGCTGTATTGGCCGCCATACTGGTCCTGAATTACCGCCAGAGAAAACAGCTAG TGCTTTCCCCCAACCTGGATGACTTGGCATCCCTGGACCAGACCACAGGAGCTGTGCCTCTGCCTGTGCTTCGCTCAGGCTCTGACTACAGAAATGGCCTTG CCCCTGCCATCGATGGCCAGGATTCCACCACTCAGGTGCACAGAGCATCCTTTGCAGACAGCAGGGATGGGTCCCATGTTCCACTGCTCCAGAAAGAGTCCATCCAGCTCAGGGACCTGAACTCTGCACTCCTGGCAGATGTCAAGGATGTGCTGATTCCCCACGAGCGGGTAGTCACCCACACTGACCGAGTCATTGGCAAAG GCCATTTTGGGGTTGTCTACCATGGAGAATACATAGATGAGGCCCAGAATCGAATCCACTGTGCCATCAAGTCGCTGAGTC GCATCACGGAATTAGAAGAGGTGGAGGCCTTCCTGCGAGAGGGGCTACTCATGCGTGGTCTGCACCACCCAAACGTGCTGGCTCTCATCGGTATTGTGTTGCCACCTGAAGGGCTGCCCCGGGTGCTGCTGCCCTACATGCGCCACGGAGACCTGCTCCAATTCATCCGTTCACCCCAGCGT AACCCCACGGTGAAGGACCTCATCAGCTTCGGCCTGCAGGTGGCCCGTGGCATGGAGTACCTGGCAGAGCAGAAGTTTGTGCATCGGGACCTGGCAGCTCGGAACTGCAT GCTGGATGAATCATTCACAGTCAAGGTGGCTGACTTTGGTCTGGCCCGAGACATCCTGGACAAGGAGTACTACAGTGTCCAACAGCACCACCATGCTCGCCTTCCCATCAAATGGATGGCACTAGAGAGCCTGCGGACCTACAGATTCACCACCAAGTCTGATGTG TGGTCATTTGGTGTGCTGTTATGGGAACTGCTGACACGGGGTGCCCCACCATACCCCCACATCGACCCTTTTGACCTCACTCACTTCCTGGCCCAGGGTCGCCGCCTGCCCCAGCCTGAATATTGCCCCGATTCTCT GTACGAGGTGATGCAGCGCTGCTGGGCAGAGGACCCTGCAGCACGACCCACCTTTGGAGCACTAGCAGGGGAAGTAGAGTGCTTGGTGGCCGCGCTGCGAGGGGACCACTACGTGCAGCTACCCGTGGCCTACGTGAATGTGGGCCCTGGAGCCTCCGACAAGGAAAACCTGCCCTCAAAAAATTCACCGTCTCCACCAGTGCACAGGAGCTCCTGGACCCTCTCAGAGCCACCAAGGCCCACGTGA
- the MST1R gene encoding macrophage-stimulating protein receptor isoform X2, with the protein MELHPLPLLPFLLLLLPAVPATGGSWQCPRIPYAASRNFDVKYVMPSYSAGGPVQAVTTYDGDGEGSAVFVATRNRLHVLGPDLQPVESLATGPAGDPGCQTCAACGPGPYAPPGDTDAQVLVLEPALPALISCGSSLHGRCFLHELEPRGTVLHLAPPVCLFSDHHNRPEDCPDCVASPLGTLVTIVEQGHASYFYVASSLDSGVATSFSPRSVSIRRLKADASGFAPGFASLSVLPEHLSSYRIEYVYSFRSGAFVYFLTVQPVNVAAAPGGLHTHLARLSAVETDLGDYRELVLDCRFAPKRRRRSAHEGGQPYPVLRAAHAAAVGGRLATELSISEGQEVLFGVFSASRDSGPSVDPNSVVCAFPLNLLNTLIDLGVERCCEPPVHQGLRRGLDFFQLPSLCPNPPGLEAPSPNTSCRHFPLLVSHNFLRVDLFNGLLGTVQVTALYVTCLDNVTVAHMGTADGRILQVEMARSPNRLLYVSNFSLGSNGQPVHRDVSRLGDHLHFASGDQVFQVPIRGPGCRHFLTCGHCLRAQRFMGCGWCGNMCAQQKECPGSWQQDHCPPELTEFYPHSGPLRGSTRLTLCGSNFYLHPFGSLPEGTHQITVGQSPCQLMPKDSSNLSQGPWKDFTEKLECELKPLGTQGAGPANVSLTVTNMPLGRHFRVDGTSMLRGFSFMEPVLTAVQPLFGPRAGGTCLTLEGQGLDIGTSWVVLINGTECPLKRVREGQLLCTTPPGAATASVPIRLKVGGAEVPGSWNFQYLEDPIVLGISPNCGYPGSHITIRGQHLTSVWYLVLSFHDGLRAVENRCEKQLPEQQWCRLPEYVVRGSQGWVTGNLSAWGDGTAGFTLPGFRFLPPPHPPSTDLAPLKPEEHAIKFEYIGLGTVADCVDVNVTVGGESCQHELRGDVVVCPLPPSLQLGKDGAPLQVCVDGGCHILGKVVRPGLEGVPQSTLLGVLLALLLLVAVLAAILVLNYRQRKQLVLSPNLDDLASLDQTTGAVPLPVLRSGSDYRNGLAAPAIDGQDSTTQVHRASFADSRDGSHVPLLQKESIQLRDLNSALLADVKDVLIPHERVVTHTDRVIGKGHFGVVYHGEYIDEAQNRIHCAIKSLSRITELEEVEAFLREGLLMRGLHHPNVLALIGIVLPPEGLPRVLLPYMRHGDLLQFIRSPQRNPTVKDLISFGLQVARGMEYLAEQKFVHRDLAARNCMLDESFTVKVADFGLARDILDKEYYSVQQHHHARLPIKWMALESLRTYRFTTKSDVWSFGVLLWELLTRGAPPYPHIDPFDLTHFLAQGRRLPQPEYCPDSLYEVMQRCWAEDPAARPTFGALAGEVECLVAALRGDHYVQLPVAYVNVGPGASDKENLPSKNSPSPPVHRSSWTLSEPPRPT; encoded by the exons ATGGAGCTCCACCCGCTGCCGTTGCTGCCCTTCCTGTTACTACTGCTGCCGGCTGTGCCCGCGACAGGTGGGTCCTGGCAGTGCCCGCGCATCCCCTACGCTGCCTCCCGCAACTTTGACGTGAAGTACGTGATGCCCAGCTACTCTGCCGGCGGTCCGGTACAGGCTGTGACGACCTATGATGGCGACGGGGAAGGGAGTGCCGTCTTCGTGGCCACACGCAATCGCCTGCACGTGCTTGGGCCTGACCTGCAGCCAGTTGAGAGCCTGGCCACGGGCCCTGCTGGGGACCCTGGCTGCCAGACATGTGCAGCCTGTGGCCCAGGCCCCTACGCTCCGCCGGGAGACACAGATGCGCAGGTGCTAGTGCTGGAGCCGGCGCTGCCGGCACTAATCAGTTGTGGCTCCAGCCTTCATGGCCGCTGCTTCTTGCATGAGCTAGAGCCCCGTGGGACAGTCCTGCACCTGGCGCCACCAGTCTGCCTTTTCTCTGACCACCACAATCGACCAGAGGACTGCCCCGACTGTGTGGCCAGCCCTCTGGGCACACTTGTGACCATCGTTGAGCAGGGCCATGCCTCCTACTTCTATGTGGCATCGTCACTGGACTCAGGAGTGGCTACCAGCTTCAGCCCACGCTCAGTCTCCATCCGGCGACTCAAGGCTGACGCCTCAGGATTCGCACCAGGCTTTGCTTCACTGTCAGTGCTGCCTGAGCACCTCTCTTCCTACCGGATCGAATACGTGTACAGTTTCCGTTCAGGAGCCTTCGTCTATTTCCTGACAGTGCAGCCTGTCAACGTGGCAGCTGCTCCTGGCGGCTTACACACTCACCTGGCGCGACTCAGCGCTGTAGAGACCGACCTCGGCGACTACCGCGAGCTTGTCCTCGACTGCCGTTTTGCGCCTAAACGCCGGCGTCGCTCGGCGCATGAGGGCGGCCAGCCCTACCCCGTGCTGCGGGCGGCCCACGCTGCTGCAGTGGGAGGCAGACTGGCTACTGAGCTGAGCATCTCTGAGGGCCAGGAAGTGCTATTCGGTGTATTCTCAGCAAGCAGAGACAGCGGCCCGAGTGTGGATCCTAATTCTGTCGTCTGCGCCTTTCCCCTCAACCTGCTGAACACGCTCATCGATCTGGGAGTGGAGCGCTGTTGTGAGCCTCCCGTCCACCAGGGCCTGCGGCGAGGCCTAGACTTCTTCCAGTTGCCCAGTTTATGCCCCAACCCG cctggcctggaggCCCCCAGCCCCAACACCAGCTGCCGCCACTTCCCTCTGCTGGTCAGCCACAACTTCTTACGTGTGGACCTATTCAACGGGCTGTTAGGAACAGTGCAGGTCACTGCACTGTATGTAACATGCCTCGACAATGTCACAGTGGCCCACATGGGCACAGCTGATGGCCGCATCCTGCAG GTGGAAATGGCCAGGTCTCCCAACCGCTTGCTGTATGTGTCCAACTTCTCACTGGGCAGCAATGGGCAGCCTGTGCATCGGGATGTCAGTCGACTTGGGGACCACCTGCACTTTGCCTCTGGTGACCAG GTCTTCCAGGTACCTATCCGGGGCCCTGGCTGCCGCCACTTCCTCACCTGTGGGCATTGCCTGCGGGCACAACGTTTCATGGGCTGTGGATGGTGTGGGAACATGTGTGCCCAGCAGAAGGAGTGTCCTGGATCCTGGCAACAGGACCATTGCCCACCCGAGCTTACTGAG TTCTACCCTCACAGTGGACCCCTGAGGGGCAGCACGAGGCTGACCCTGTGTGGCTCCAACTTTTACCTGCACCCTTTTGGTTCGCTGCCTGAGGGCACACATCAGATCACCGTGGGTCAAAGTCCCTGCCAACTGATGCCCAAGGACAGCTCAAACCTCAG CCAAGGGCCCTGGAAGGACTTTACAGAAAAGCTTGAGTGTGAGCTGAAGCCCTTGGGTACTCAGGGAGCCGGGCCCGCCAACGTCAGCCTCACTGTGACCAACATGCCTCTGGGCAGGCACTTCCGGGTAGATGGCACCTCCATGCTGCGAGGCTTCTCTTTCATG GAGCCAGTGCTGACAGCAGTACAACCCCTCTTTGGCCCACGGGCAGGGGGTACTTGCCTCACCCTTGAAGGCCAAGGCCTGGATATTGGCACCAGTTGGGTTGTGCTGATCAATGGAACTGAGTGCCCACTGAAACG AGTCAGAGAAGGGCAGCTTTTATGTACTACACCCCCTGGGGCTGCTACTGCCAGCGTTCCCATTCGCCTGAAGGTGGGGGGCGCCGAGGTCCCTGGCTCCTGGAACTTCCAGTACCTGGAAGATCCCATTGTGTTGGGCATCAGCCCCAACTGTGGCTACCC TGGTTCCCACATCACCATCCGTGGCCAGCATCTGACTTCAGTGTGGTACCTGGTGCTGTCATTCCATGATGGGCTTAGGGCAGTGGAAAACAGG TGTGAGAAGCAGCTCCCGGAGCAGCAGTGGTGCCGCTTGCCCGAATATGTGGTCCGAGGCTCCCAGGGGTGGGTGACAGGGAACCTGAGTGCCTGGGGGGATGGAACTGCTGGCTTCACACTGCCTGGCTTTCgattcctgcccccaccccatccacccaGCACGGACCTGGCCCCACTGAAGCCTGAGGAACATGCCATTAAGTTTGAG TATATTGGGCTGGGCACTGTGGCTGATTGTGTGGATGTGAACGTGACCGTGGGTGGTGAGAGCTGCCAGCATGAGCTCCGGGGGGATGTGGTcgtctgccccctgcccccctccctgcaACTTGGCAAGGACGGTGCTCCACTGCAG GTCTGCGTGGATGGTGGGTGTCACATCCTAGGCAAGGTAGTGCGGCCCGGTCTGGAAGGGGTCCCACAGAGCACGCTCCTTGGTGTCCTGCTGGCCCTGCTCCTGCTTGTGGCTGTATTGGCCGCCATACTGGTCCTGAATTACCGCCAGAGAAAACAGCTAG TGCTTTCCCCCAACCTGGATGACTTGGCATCCCTGGACCAGACCACAGGAGCTGTGCCTCTGCCTGTGCTTCGCTCAGGCTCTGACTACAGAAATGGCCTTG cAGCCCCTGCCATCGATGGCCAGGATTCCACCACTCAGGTGCACAGAGCATCCTTTGCAGACAGCAGGGATGGGTCCCATGTTCCACTGCTCCAGAAAGAGTCCATCCAGCTCAGGGACCTGAACTCTGCACTCCTGGCAGATGTCAAGGATGTGCTGATTCCCCACGAGCGGGTAGTCACCCACACTGACCGAGTCATTGGCAAAG GCCATTTTGGGGTTGTCTACCATGGAGAATACATAGATGAGGCCCAGAATCGAATCCACTGTGCCATCAAGTCGCTGAGTC GCATCACGGAATTAGAAGAGGTGGAGGCCTTCCTGCGAGAGGGGCTACTCATGCGTGGTCTGCACCACCCAAACGTGCTGGCTCTCATCGGTATTGTGTTGCCACCTGAAGGGCTGCCCCGGGTGCTGCTGCCCTACATGCGCCACGGAGACCTGCTCCAATTCATCCGTTCACCCCAGCGT AACCCCACGGTGAAGGACCTCATCAGCTTCGGCCTGCAGGTGGCCCGTGGCATGGAGTACCTGGCAGAGCAGAAGTTTGTGCATCGGGACCTGGCAGCTCGGAACTGCAT GCTGGATGAATCATTCACAGTCAAGGTGGCTGACTTTGGTCTGGCCCGAGACATCCTGGACAAGGAGTACTACAGTGTCCAACAGCACCACCATGCTCGCCTTCCCATCAAATGGATGGCACTAGAGAGCCTGCGGACCTACAGATTCACCACCAAGTCTGATGTG TGGTCATTTGGTGTGCTGTTATGGGAACTGCTGACACGGGGTGCCCCACCATACCCCCACATCGACCCTTTTGACCTCACTCACTTCCTGGCCCAGGGTCGCCGCCTGCCCCAGCCTGAATATTGCCCCGATTCTCT GTACGAGGTGATGCAGCGCTGCTGGGCAGAGGACCCTGCAGCACGACCCACCTTTGGAGCACTAGCAGGGGAAGTAGAGTGCTTGGTGGCCGCGCTGCGAGGGGACCACTACGTGCAGCTACCCGTGGCCTACGTGAATGTGGGCCCTGGAGCCTCCGACAAGGAAAACCTGCCCTCAAAAAATTCACCGTCTCCACCAGTGCACAGGAGCTCCTGGACCCTCTCAGAGCCACCAAGGCCCACGTGA